The DNA region GTTCATCTTTTAAAAATTTATTCAAAGTGTTCCACTCCTTAATATTCAGGGACCCATCTCATTTGAGTTTCAGTTAATAATGCTCCTGTATCCTGACTATAAATTAATATAGTCAATTCCAAGCCACGCTTGCGAACATCTGTGTCATCAGTCCCACCTGTGGTTGCAGTTGCATTAACCTCAACTAAAAAGGCATCATTTTCCGTCTTGGTTCCAATATATTTTCCAATATTGTATTTATTAAATTCATTTTTTTTTAGACCATTTGGTAAAAACGAACCCGAAAGATCATACTCTACCTTTGAAATGAATTTCCCTCGTCCAGTGTCTGATTTATTTCTTAATACTTCACCATATTTATTCTTGCCCGTTTGAGGATCAACTTGGACCCCCGACTCATCTAAAATCAGATGTTTATACCTCTCAGCAAGCTCTTTATCCGTTAATAAACCTGAAATACTTTTTTCATTTTTCAGCGCTAAGGGATTTAAGTTGGCGATATCTTGGGTTTGCGCTCGATAATTTAACCACTCTTTAATATCATCACGAACAAAAGCTGCTTCCTCTTTCAGCTTATTTTGATCAATAGCAATGAAATTTTGCGAAGTCATTGTCGCCAATCCAGCCAAAGCTATCCCTAAAATCAGCATGGCCGCTACTATTTCAATAAGCGTCATACCCTTTTCATTATTTAGTATTTTATTAAACTGACGCATGGTCTGATCCCTCAGTTTCTATTTGACTATTTTTTAAAAGTGATGTCTTTGTCACTTGAAACCTCATGAATTTTCAAGGTCATTAGTTTTTCAATCCTGTTACTTTCACTACTAGTTATTGCTGAGTCATCCACTTTTTCTTCACGTTTCGGATGATCTTTTTCTACTAAAAATTCATCTAG from Vagococcus coleopterorum includes:
- a CDS encoding type IV pilus modification PilV family protein, with the translated sequence MRQFNKILNNEKGMTLIEIVAAMLILGIALAGLATMTSQNFIAIDQNKLKEEAAFVRDDIKEWLNYRAQTQDIANLNPLALKNEKSISGLLTDKELAERYKHLILDESGVQVDPQTGKNKYGEVLRNKSDTGRGKFISKVEYDLSGSFLPNGLKKNEFNKYNIGKYIGTKTENDAFLVEVNATATTGGTDDTDVRKRGLELTILIYSQDTGALLTETQMRWVPEY